The following are from one region of the Actinopolyspora halophila DSM 43834 genome:
- a CDS encoding SAM-dependent methyltransferase gives MALAAVFARVFGDDLPIEFRAYDGSRHGPSDCSAAVVLKSPLALAHLASAPGELGLARAYVNGHIEVEGDMYTALAAFPPITISDIPLGQRIELAARLGAYRMWWPVRPPAEENRAGRGRRHSKSRDSRSISYHYDVSNQFYEWVLGPSMTYTCAVFEREDATLEQAQYEKHDLVARKLGLREGMSLLDIGAGWGGMVLHAAEHYGARAIGVTLSEEQADWARHAISERGLSHLAEVRYQDYRDVPESGFDAISSIGLTEHIGRDQLPGYFRSLRDRLKVGGRLLNHCITRPDGSYPARTGKFISRYVFPDGELESPAEILGRMNDNGFEVRHEENLREHYALTLAGWCANLDRNWRKAVAEVGSARARVWRLYMAASRLAFERNDIQLHQTLGVRSAGGAGSMPLRPDW, from the coding sequence ATGGCGTTGGCAGCCGTGTTCGCACGTGTGTTCGGGGACGATCTGCCGATCGAGTTCCGGGCTTACGACGGCAGCCGTCACGGACCTTCCGACTGTTCGGCCGCCGTGGTGCTCAAGTCTCCCCTGGCGTTGGCCCACCTGGCCTCCGCACCGGGAGAGCTGGGACTGGCGCGGGCCTACGTGAACGGGCACATCGAGGTGGAGGGGGACATGTACACCGCGCTGGCGGCCTTCCCACCGATCACGATCAGCGATATCCCCCTGGGGCAGCGGATCGAGCTCGCGGCACGTCTCGGAGCGTACCGGATGTGGTGGCCGGTGCGCCCCCCTGCCGAGGAGAATCGGGCCGGGCGGGGGAGACGGCACTCCAAGAGCAGGGACAGCCGCAGCATCTCGTACCACTACGACGTGTCCAACCAGTTCTACGAGTGGGTGCTCGGTCCGTCGATGACCTACACCTGCGCCGTGTTCGAGCGGGAGGACGCGACCCTGGAGCAGGCGCAGTACGAAAAGCACGACCTCGTCGCGCGCAAGCTCGGGCTGCGCGAGGGGATGAGCTTACTGGACATCGGCGCGGGCTGGGGCGGCATGGTGCTGCACGCTGCCGAGCACTACGGTGCGCGCGCGATCGGTGTCACCCTCTCCGAGGAGCAGGCCGACTGGGCGCGGCACGCCATCTCCGAACGAGGGCTGAGCCATTTGGCCGAGGTGCGGTACCAGGACTACCGCGACGTCCCGGAGTCGGGATTCGACGCGATCAGTTCGATCGGGTTGACCGAGCACATCGGGCGGGACCAGTTGCCCGGTTATTTCCGGTCCCTGCGGGACAGGTTGAAGGTCGGTGGACGGCTGCTCAACCACTGCATCACTCGGCCGGACGGTTCCTACCCGGCTCGTACTGGCAAGTTCATCAGCCGTTACGTGTTCCCGGACGGGGAGCTGGAATCTCCGGCGGAGATCCTCGGGCGGATGAACGACAACGGGTTCGAGGTGCGGCACGAGGAGAACCTCCGGGAGCACTACGCCCTGACCCTGGCGGGTTGGTGCGCGAACCTGGACCGCAACTGGCGGAAGGCCGTGGCCGAGGTCGGTTCCGCTCGAGCCCGGGTGTGGCGGTTGTACATGGCCGCCTCGCGGTTGGCTTTCGAACGCAACGACATCCAGCTGCACCAGACGTTGGGGGTGCGCTCCGCCGGTGGTGCCGGCTCGATGCCGCTGCGCCCCGACTGGTGA
- a CDS encoding FAD-binding protein, whose translation METDPPVPSTGAGHADEVAALATRYGRIPASERVRLAKSTSNLFRFRSPVSGSGLDVTGLDRVLSVDPETMTADVQGMTTYEDLVAETLRHGLMPLVVPQLRTITIGGAVAGLGIEASSFRNGLPHESVREMEILTGDGQVVLARPDNEHAELFRGFPNSYGSLGYALRLVIELEPVRDHVRLRHVRFTSAAECATAIEEIHGSGTWRGLRVDFLDGTVFDRSELYLTLGTFADEAPYTSDYTGRRIYYRSIREREVDHLKVGDYLWRWDTDWFWCSRAVGAQHPLLRSFWPRRFLRSDFYRRVVALDQRFALSERLNRLRGRPRREPVFQDVEIPVDRLAEFLEFFHDEIGISPVWLCPVRLRDTSGWPLYPMDPPTLYVNVGFWATVPLRADQELGVHNRAIEAKVNELDGHKSLYSTAYYGREEFWKHYDGETYRRLKYRYDQAGKLPGLYEKCVLGS comes from the coding sequence ATGGAGACCGATCCCCCAGTGCCCTCAACCGGTGCCGGACACGCGGACGAAGTCGCCGCGCTGGCTACGCGCTACGGCCGGATCCCGGCTTCCGAACGCGTCCGGCTGGCCAAGTCCACTTCGAATCTCTTTCGTTTCCGCTCTCCCGTAAGCGGGAGCGGACTCGACGTGACGGGGCTCGACCGGGTGCTGTCCGTGGACCCGGAGACGATGACGGCCGACGTCCAGGGAATGACCACCTACGAGGACCTGGTCGCCGAAACGCTGCGCCACGGGCTGATGCCGCTCGTGGTCCCGCAGCTGCGGACGATCACCATCGGCGGCGCGGTGGCGGGCCTGGGGATCGAAGCTTCCTCGTTCCGGAACGGCCTTCCCCACGAATCCGTCCGCGAGATGGAGATACTCACGGGGGACGGTCAGGTGGTGCTGGCCAGGCCGGACAACGAGCACGCCGAGCTCTTCAGGGGCTTCCCGAACTCCTACGGCTCCCTGGGGTACGCGCTGCGGTTGGTCATCGAGCTCGAACCCGTTCGGGACCACGTGCGGTTGCGGCACGTGCGGTTCACCTCGGCCGCGGAGTGCGCGACCGCGATCGAGGAGATCCACGGCTCCGGAACCTGGCGGGGCCTGCGGGTGGACTTCCTCGACGGAACGGTGTTCGATCGGTCCGAGCTGTACCTCACGTTGGGGACGTTCGCCGACGAGGCGCCTTACACCAGCGACTACACGGGGAGGAGGATCTACTACCGGTCCATCCGGGAGCGGGAGGTGGACCACCTGAAGGTCGGCGACTACCTGTGGCGTTGGGACACGGACTGGTTCTGGTGCTCGCGGGCCGTAGGGGCACAGCACCCGTTGCTCCGTTCGTTCTGGCCGCGGCGTTTCCTGCGCTCCGACTTCTATCGCAGGGTCGTTGCCCTCGATCAGCGTTTCGCGCTGTCCGAGCGGCTCAACCGGCTGCGCGGACGTCCCCGCCGGGAGCCGGTGTTCCAGGACGTGGAGATCCCGGTGGACCGCCTCGCGGAGTTCCTGGAGTTCTTCCACGACGAGATCGGGATCAGCCCCGTGTGGCTGTGTCCGGTGCGGCTCCGGGACACGTCCGGTTGGCCGTTGTATCCGATGGATCCGCCGACGCTGTACGTCAACGTCGGTTTCTGGGCCACCGTGCCGCTGCGTGCCGATCAGGAGCTCGGCGTGCACAATCGCGCGATCGAGGCGAAGGTGAACGAGCTCGACGGGCACAAGTCGTTGTACTCGACCGCCTACTACGGACGCGAGGAGTTCTGGAAGCACTACGACGGGGAGACGTACCGGCGCCTCAAGTACCGGTACGACCAGGCGGGAAAACTGCCGGGATTGTACGAAAAGTGCGTGTTGGGGAGCTGA
- a CDS encoding adenylate/guanylate cyclase domain-containing protein, with protein sequence MCSSFEPHDDFVAPEHPVERSLLGGEPRYRKGEVARLAGVELSRAERLWQAMGFAHVSDEAVVFTEFDITALRTVARLVSAEVIPPELETAVARSLAQTMSRLAEWQVGIFKSVLGESFTGDLETTAQVAEAILPVMEHLQDYVWRRHLSAIVGRELNEGEDRAEEPTLVVGFADIVGYTRLIRDYSEIELAGLIDTFEELVTGVIAENHGRVVKTVGDEVLFVADTAAEASEIALSLNERVAEEPRLPPLRIGLASGRVLARFGDVYGSTVNIASRLTTLARPASVLVDRECASELRELSRFELIALGPNKVSGFRGLEAWALRRVG encoded by the coding sequence ATGTGCTCGTCGTTCGAACCGCACGATGATTTCGTGGCGCCCGAGCACCCGGTGGAGCGATCGCTGCTGGGTGGCGAACCGCGCTATCGGAAGGGCGAAGTCGCGCGGCTGGCAGGTGTGGAGCTTTCCAGGGCGGAACGGCTCTGGCAGGCGATGGGGTTCGCGCACGTCTCGGACGAGGCCGTCGTGTTCACCGAGTTCGACATCACGGCGTTGCGCACCGTCGCCCGGCTCGTCTCGGCAGAGGTCATCCCTCCCGAGCTGGAGACCGCGGTGGCGCGTTCGCTCGCGCAGACGATGTCGCGGCTCGCCGAGTGGCAGGTGGGAATATTCAAGTCCGTGCTGGGGGAGAGCTTCACCGGCGACCTCGAGACCACGGCTCAGGTCGCCGAGGCGATCCTGCCGGTGATGGAACACCTCCAGGACTACGTCTGGAGGAGGCACCTGTCCGCCATCGTGGGCCGGGAGCTCAACGAGGGCGAGGACCGGGCGGAGGAACCCACCCTGGTCGTCGGTTTCGCCGACATCGTGGGCTACACCAGGCTGATCCGCGATTACAGCGAGATCGAGCTGGCCGGGTTGATAGACACTTTCGAGGAGCTGGTCACCGGTGTGATCGCCGAGAACCACGGCAGGGTCGTGAAAACGGTCGGCGACGAGGTGCTGTTCGTCGCCGACACTGCCGCGGAGGCGAGCGAGATCGCCCTGTCGCTCAACGAGCGAGTGGCCGAGGAACCGCGGCTGCCCCCGCTGCGCATCGGATTGGCCAGCGGTCGGGTGTTGGCCCGGTTCGGTGACGTCTACGGTTCCACGGTCAACATAGCCAGCAGGCTCACCACCCTGGCGCGGCCCGCTTCGGTGCTGGTGGACCGCGAGTGCGCGAGCGAACTGCGTGAACTGTCCCGCTTCGAACTCATCGCACTCGGACCGAACAAGGTGTCCGGGTTCCGCGGACTGGAGGCCTGGGCGCTGCGTCGAGTCGGCTGA